The Monomorium pharaonis isolate MP-MQ-018 chromosome 5, ASM1337386v2, whole genome shotgun sequence genome includes a window with the following:
- the LOC114254348 gene encoding uncharacterized protein LOC114254348, whose protein sequence is MITEMKSHTMEQCKNKFKYLKQKYVKKKDNMGTKSSGASQIKFDFFNEMDEIFRNEPNVTPLCTAPSSRGKSNMKSIEGVENIDDDENSSINQSDIESPPPKKRKTSQLEIKLENFEKNVKGKEEERGKRHKENLVRQDQVLQIMKEIADSFKIFVNKK, encoded by the coding sequence ATGATAACTGAAATGAAAAGCCATACAATGGAACAATGTAAAAACAAGTTcaaatatttgaaacaaaaatacgtgaaaaaaaaagataacatgGGAACGAAAAGCAGCGGCGCATCACAGATTAAGTTtgacttttttaatgaaatggaTGAAATATTTCGGAATGAACCGAATGTCACTCCATTATGCACAGCTCCTTCCTCTCGAGGAAAAAGTAATATGAAATCAATAGAAGGTGTTGAAAACATCGATGATGACGAAAACTCGTCGATAAACCAATCAGATATCGAATCACCGCCACCGAAAAAACGCAAGACCAGCCagctagaaataaaattggagaacttcgaaaaaaatgtaaagggTAAAGAAGAAGAGAGGGGTAAGAGACATAAAGAGAATTTAGTAAGACAGGATCAGgtattacaaattatgaaagaaattgctgatagttttaaaatatttgtcaatAAAAAGTGA